A window of the Leptospira brenneri genome harbors these coding sequences:
- a CDS encoding LBF_0142 family lipoprotein encodes MFRSPVVFLFISIFSISCSLADLRPPTLQKEGFNPELKKKGLSVITNPPVKELTPGNWKDYKQIQFVLKDVWHSKFFRFFTPIKDSEQRLRVYLDFEKDAMEVEFLGGEKKGFILGLVKKDPYQIAADTGKVFTGDDEVRVYLESLRLYLTLPWRLTEFPIVQYAGPVQKLGQDYEVVYFTSVQTNATPDTDQYVGYFEKTSGALEWMEFTYRELFSFYKGVLKFGYYEVWNDKQYPRRISILNSFEDPDFVHEIRIEKMEIPKQPMEEEDKVLELPE; translated from the coding sequence ATGTTTCGTTCCCCTGTTGTATTCCTTTTTATTTCTATATTTTCCATTTCTTGTTCTTTGGCTGATCTACGTCCTCCCACCTTACAAAAAGAAGGTTTTAACCCTGAGTTAAAGAAAAAAGGACTGTCGGTGATCACGAATCCTCCTGTGAAAGAACTGACTCCAGGCAATTGGAAAGATTATAAACAAATTCAATTTGTATTAAAGGATGTTTGGCATTCTAAGTTTTTTCGATTTTTTACTCCCATCAAAGATTCAGAACAAAGGCTTCGAGTGTATTTGGATTTTGAAAAAGATGCCATGGAAGTGGAATTTCTTGGTGGAGAGAAAAAAGGTTTTATCCTTGGCCTTGTCAAAAAAGATCCTTACCAAATTGCTGCGGATACCGGAAAGGTTTTTACTGGTGATGATGAAGTAAGAGTGTATTTAGAATCTTTACGGTTGTATTTAACACTTCCTTGGCGACTGACAGAATTCCCGATCGTTCAATATGCAGGTCCTGTTCAAAAGTTAGGCCAAGACTATGAAGTGGTTTATTTTACCTCTGTTCAAACCAATGCCACTCCTGACACAGACCAGTATGTTGGTTACTTTGAAAAAACAAGTGGGGCTCTTGAATGGATGGAGTTTACCTACCGTGAACTTTTTAGTTTCTACAAAGGTGTTTTGAAATTTGGATACTATGAAGTTTGGAATGACAAACAATACCCAAGAAGAATTAGCATTCTCAATAGTTTTGAAGATCCTGATTTTGTTCATGAAATCCGTATCGAAAAAATGGAAATTCCGAAACAACCTATGGAAGAAGAAGATAAAGTATTGGAGTTACCGGAGTAG
- a CDS encoding TrkH family potassium uptake protein, giving the protein MKLKRSFVFLNRIFQYLQVQRFEIRKFYIEHFRPIGRTIYILFGFLSVTILILDFGFYYPETWKEYVTLSIRTLVSFFIFYESIHIIFTNKRWKEYVSLHKIELIILLMLGLEFIYEKNIVSILKSYHISGDDTTLIFLSANQVLFLFSNLAHFFRLSRKNDSKKLNPSIVFVSSFALIILLGVCFLHFPKSTNGGVRSIDLIFTTISATCVTGLSTVDLSSQFTLTGQLIVLLLIQVGGLGLMTLTSFFSIFLAGKVSVSDTMMIKDLLSEETMGRAKEILKQITVQTVVIESIGAVLLFYSFPENYSIAVSEKIYYSIFHSISAFCNAGFSLVPNGLMSESFQRSEGFLSVIMLLIIIGGLGFPVLFQIRTRLLNPFDFKFRWSVTSKLVFWTTGFLLSFGWISYYFLEQNFSLRGLTTSEQIFHSLFYSVTTRTAGFNTLDLNQMGLPITFISFFLMWVGASPVSTGGGIKTTTFAISLLNITNQIRGKEKMEISHRTIANSTIARASATIVLSLFVIFTAIFCLLLTENANFIDLCYEVVSAFGTVGLTRGLTPHLSDYGKINICIVMFVGRVGILTLLVALSKKVDHISYEYPQEYVVVG; this is encoded by the coding sequence TTGAAGCTCAAACGATCCTTCGTTTTTCTGAATCGAATTTTCCAATATTTACAGGTTCAAAGATTTGAAATTCGAAAGTTTTATATAGAACACTTCCGTCCAATCGGGAGAACCATATACATTCTCTTTGGATTCTTATCCGTCACCATTTTGATTTTAGATTTTGGGTTTTACTATCCAGAAACTTGGAAAGAATATGTAACGTTATCCATTCGAACCTTGGTATCGTTCTTTATCTTTTATGAATCTATCCACATAATTTTCACAAACAAACGATGGAAAGAATATGTTTCTCTTCATAAAATAGAACTAATCATTTTACTTATGTTAGGATTGGAGTTTATTTATGAAAAGAATATAGTTTCTATTCTAAAATCTTATCATATTTCCGGTGATGATACCACTCTCATCTTTTTATCAGCCAACCAAGTTTTATTTCTATTTTCTAATTTAGCACATTTCTTTCGGCTCTCTCGAAAAAATGATTCTAAAAAATTAAACCCATCGATTGTATTTGTTTCTTCTTTTGCGTTGATTATTTTACTCGGAGTTTGTTTTTTACATTTCCCAAAATCTACCAACGGTGGGGTCCGCTCCATTGACCTTATATTTACAACGATCAGCGCTACTTGTGTGACAGGGCTTTCGACTGTAGATTTATCAAGTCAATTTACCTTAACTGGTCAATTGATAGTATTACTTCTCATCCAAGTGGGTGGGCTTGGCCTCATGACCTTAACTAGTTTTTTTTCCATCTTCCTTGCTGGTAAAGTATCTGTCAGTGACACGATGATGATCAAAGACCTTCTTTCAGAAGAAACCATGGGTCGGGCCAAAGAAATTTTAAAACAAATCACAGTTCAAACGGTAGTTATAGAATCCATTGGAGCTGTATTATTATTTTATAGTTTTCCAGAAAACTATTCTATTGCGGTCTCTGAAAAGATTTATTATTCAATTTTTCATTCTATTTCTGCGTTCTGTAATGCGGGTTTTAGTTTGGTACCAAATGGACTTATGTCAGAATCCTTCCAAAGGTCAGAAGGTTTTTTATCTGTAATTATGTTACTCATCATCATCGGTGGGCTTGGGTTTCCTGTATTATTTCAAATTCGTACAAGACTGTTAAATCCTTTTGATTTTAAATTCCGATGGTCTGTCACTTCTAAATTAGTTTTTTGGACTACTGGTTTTCTTTTGTCATTTGGTTGGATTTCCTATTATTTTTTAGAACAGAATTTTAGTCTGAGAGGCCTCACCACCTCAGAACAAATTTTTCATTCTTTATTTTATTCCGTAACCACAAGAACTGCTGGATTTAATACACTTGATCTCAATCAAATGGGACTACCAATTACCTTTATTTCTTTTTTTCTGATGTGGGTCGGAGCTTCTCCTGTTTCGACGGGTGGTGGAATCAAAACTACTACCTTTGCAATATCTCTTTTGAACATCACGAATCAAATTCGGGGGAAAGAAAAAATGGAAATCAGCCACCGAACGATTGCTAATTCTACGATTGCAAGGGCCAGTGCTACCATAGTATTATCGTTATTCGTAATATTCACTGCTATTTTTTGTTTATTACTGACCGAAAATGCCAATTTTATTGATTTGTGTTATGAAGTGGTTTCGGCATTTGGAACTGTTGGATTGACTCGAGGCCTCACCCCTCATTTGAGCGATTATGGTAAAATTAATATTTGTATTGTTATGTTTGTGGGAAGAGTAGGAATTTTAACTCTACTTGTTGCTCTTTCCAAAAAAGTAGATCATATCTCGTATGAATATCCGCAAGAATATGTGGTTGTAGGTTAA
- a CDS encoding ExbD/TolR family protein, with the protein MLRRKRVAPSVPVSSMADIAFLLLVFFMVTSVLDSDPDLPINLPDVPGGEQLNKKIANLYLTADEKRTVYFNSVKMELNEAMSEIRAKLSTTPDLKVLIHADQDLTYEELDSVFETLREIGALKVSLVTKTTQGGGLKGK; encoded by the coding sequence ATGTTACGAAGAAAGAGAGTCGCACCTTCAGTTCCCGTAAGTTCGATGGCAGACATTGCCTTCTTACTCCTCGTGTTCTTTATGGTAACCTCCGTATTGGATTCAGATCCAGACCTTCCCATCAATCTACCCGATGTTCCTGGTGGAGAACAGTTAAACAAAAAGATCGCAAACCTTTACTTAACTGCTGATGAAAAGAGGACTGTCTATTTTAACTCGGTGAAGATGGAATTAAACGAAGCCATGAGTGAAATCAGGGCTAAACTTTCCACTACACCTGATTTGAAAGTTCTCATCCATGCGGACCAAGATTTAACTTATGAAGAGTTGGATAGTGTATTCGAAACTCTCCGAGAGATAGGAGCCTTAAAGGTTTCCCTCGTTACCAAGACCACTCAAGGTGGCGGGTTAAAAGGAAAGTAA
- a CDS encoding patatin-like phospholipase family protein, with protein sequence MKRTELERQAIQKFLKSVELFKKLSPAVLLRLANNVQEKLVRSHEALYYKGESSESIYIVRYGEILLENVSGQSHVYVGSGQVLAENSLISSSNHSTSAIAVIDTLVYVLNGKLFLQLASQEKVFAQNIIQMMGSRMRENLDRSSHHHKDNLSGLRRLCVHIPLEPEYHFGEKIKSFIDEYGETTKKLSTAIPISTFKGMDPTQISEYLTNLRNKTPLLHIYFDESTSRMDLHYLVVQSDFLIFWEDEPEKFYKEKEEIINFWKSRLRNFEGRAIRMMESGVRKSYLPQDQSLKTFYQKDTLARYLVAKTRGLALGGGGARALAHVGLLKVLHREGIHFDFVSGASMGAVIAALYARKNSPEEIEEMVKKFFGGLESAFDPTLPIVAFFKGTRMKRMLKKGFGDQRIEELPLPFATSAVDLQTGKEHIFDQGPITEALTCAMSLPGAFPPYRLGEKLLVDGGMINNVPENLIRTKGADVVMGINVSPLQEMVPVKLFEDRNTTEKGFFRYIWDTLKYPPILQIMTRTITLEGREITRLKRPKMDLFVHFHLEEFQLFDFARYQEIIDKGEKEAEANLAEIKQLFS encoded by the coding sequence ATGAAACGAACAGAATTAGAACGACAGGCCATCCAGAAATTTTTAAAGTCTGTGGAGTTGTTCAAAAAACTTTCCCCTGCGGTTTTGTTACGACTTGCCAATAATGTTCAAGAAAAATTAGTTCGAAGCCACGAAGCTCTCTATTACAAAGGAGAGTCTTCGGAATCTATTTACATTGTCCGCTATGGTGAAATCCTACTCGAAAATGTTTCTGGCCAAAGTCATGTATATGTGGGTTCCGGTCAAGTTTTGGCTGAGAACTCGCTAATTTCTAGTTCCAATCATTCTACTTCCGCCATTGCCGTCATTGATACATTAGTTTATGTTTTGAATGGAAAATTATTTTTACAATTAGCCTCACAAGAAAAGGTATTTGCACAAAATATCATTCAAATGATGGGATCCCGCATGCGCGAGAACTTAGATAGATCCAGTCATCATCATAAAGATAATTTATCCGGCTTACGAAGATTATGTGTTCATATTCCTTTAGAACCAGAATATCACTTTGGTGAAAAGATAAAATCTTTCATTGATGAATACGGTGAGACCACCAAAAAACTATCTACGGCCATTCCGATTTCGACCTTTAAAGGAATGGATCCTACCCAAATTTCAGAATATCTAACCAATCTTAGAAACAAAACTCCATTACTTCATATTTACTTTGATGAATCCACATCCAGAATGGATTTACATTATCTTGTAGTTCAATCTGACTTTTTGATTTTTTGGGAAGATGAACCTGAAAAATTCTATAAGGAAAAAGAAGAAATTATCAATTTTTGGAAGAGTCGGCTTCGTAACTTTGAAGGTCGTGCCATCCGTATGATGGAAAGTGGCGTGCGTAAAAGTTACCTTCCTCAAGACCAATCTCTCAAAACTTTTTATCAAAAAGATACCTTAGCAAGGTATCTTGTAGCCAAAACCAGAGGTTTAGCGTTAGGTGGTGGAGGTGCTAGAGCACTTGCCCATGTTGGTTTACTAAAGGTTTTACATAGAGAAGGAATTCATTTTGATTTTGTTTCTGGTGCTTCGATGGGAGCCGTGATTGCTGCTTTATATGCTAGAAAAAATTCACCAGAAGAAATTGAAGAAATGGTTAAAAAATTCTTTGGTGGATTGGAGAGTGCTTTTGATCCCACCCTTCCTATCGTTGCTTTTTTTAAAGGTACACGAATGAAACGAATGTTAAAGAAAGGATTTGGTGACCAAAGGATCGAAGAGTTGCCACTCCCTTTTGCAACTTCCGCTGTAGATTTACAAACTGGTAAGGAACATATTTTTGACCAAGGCCCAATCACCGAAGCACTGACTTGTGCTATGAGTTTGCCTGGAGCCTTTCCTCCTTATCGGCTCGGTGAAAAGTTGTTAGTCGATGGGGGAATGATCAATAATGTTCCTGAAAATCTCATTCGTACGAAAGGTGCTGATGTGGTGATGGGAATCAATGTTTCTCCTTTGCAAGAAATGGTTCCTGTGAAACTTTTTGAAGACCGTAATACAACTGAAAAAGGTTTCTTTCGTTATATTTGGGATACTTTAAAATATCCTCCTATTTTACAAATCATGACAAGAACCATTACTTTGGAAGGACGCGAGATCACTCGTCTCAAACGTCCTAAAATGGATTTGTTTGTTCACTTCCATTTAGAAGAATTTCAGTTATTTGATTTTGCTCGTTACCAAGAGATCATTGATAAAGGTGAAAAGGAAGCAGAAGCTAATTTAGCAGAGATCAAACAATTGTTTTCGTAA
- a CDS encoding phasin-related domain-containing protein: MEKQIMDILNAGIGLFQSGKEGLDKAKTSLETTYNELVSKGALDNTEDSVKIRQSVDKILTDIKEFSSVAGKNYDETRSKIVDNYNKIAEEIKAKMPEGKIESVKAKINEVAESIKKTGAAKA, from the coding sequence ATGGAAAAACAAATCATGGACATTCTTAACGCAGGTATCGGACTTTTCCAATCAGGAAAAGAAGGTCTTGATAAAGCAAAAACTTCGTTGGAAACTACTTACAATGAACTCGTATCCAAAGGTGCTTTGGACAATACAGAAGACTCTGTAAAGATCCGCCAATCCGTTGACAAAATCCTAACAGACATTAAAGAATTCTCTAGTGTTGCTGGAAAAAACTACGATGAAACTCGTTCTAAAATCGTAGACAACTACAACAAAATTGCTGAAGAAATCAAAGCAAAAATGCCTGAAGGAAAAATTGAATCCGTAAAAGCAAAAATCAATGAAGTTGCGGAATCTATCAAAAAAACAGGTGCTGCAAAAGCATAA
- a CDS encoding AbrB/MazE/SpoVT family DNA-binding domain-containing protein has protein sequence MESSSVKKTTIRAIGNSSGATIPKALLEKYNFHEGDTVFLVETENGILLSPYDPDFESAMAFYQDASKKYRNALKELAK, from the coding sequence ATGGAAAGTTCATCAGTCAAAAAAACTACGATTCGAGCAATTGGAAATTCATCAGGTGCAACGATTCCAAAGGCACTTTTAGAAAAATATAATTTTCATGAAGGGGACACGGTGTTTCTTGTAGAAACTGAAAACGGTATTCTTTTATCTCCCTATGATCCTGATTTTGAATCAGCAATGGCATTCTATCAAGATGCTTCTAAGAAATACCGAAATGCGCTTAAAGAATTAGCTAAATGA
- a CDS encoding potassium channel family protein: MQRKKIAVIGIGSFGKLFVRYLFEDGHEIIAIDKDPVIIDSIKDNVTIAVALDATDEHALRSQGIADVDYAVIALADDFETSIICADSLKKCGVKNIYARYQTPLQMKVLELLGIKDLFNPEERAARSMAETLSFSGMKSSFLLSDEYSVVEVTVPKRYINQTIADADLRHKYNINVITVKRPFTQKDSKRASDSKSEKILGIPHGNTILKEEDVIVLFGSQTDLARFLES, encoded by the coding sequence ATGCAAAGAAAAAAAATAGCAGTCATCGGAATTGGCAGTTTTGGAAAGTTATTTGTTCGTTATCTGTTTGAAGACGGACATGAAATCATTGCGATTGACAAAGACCCTGTGATCATCGATTCCATCAAAGATAATGTTACCATTGCAGTTGCTTTAGATGCCACCGATGAACATGCATTACGATCGCAAGGAATTGCCGATGTCGATTACGCTGTGATTGCTCTTGCTGATGATTTTGAAACTTCCATCATTTGTGCAGATAGTTTAAAAAAATGTGGAGTCAAAAACATATACGCTCGTTACCAAACTCCATTACAAATGAAAGTTTTGGAACTACTCGGAATCAAAGATCTTTTTAATCCTGAAGAACGTGCAGCGAGGAGTATGGCCGAAACCTTATCCTTTTCGGGAATGAAATCTAGTTTTTTACTTTCAGACGAGTACAGTGTGGTGGAAGTCACAGTTCCCAAACGTTATATCAATCAAACCATAGCCGATGCTGATTTACGGCATAAATACAATATCAATGTCATTACCGTCAAACGTCCGTTCACTCAAAAAGACTCCAAAAGAGCTTCTGATTCTAAAAGCGAAAAAATTTTAGGAATTCCTCACGGAAATACTATCCTCAAAGAAGAGGATGTGATTGTACTTTTTGGATCACAAACAGATCTTGCTCGGTTTTTAGAATCTTAA
- a CDS encoding MATE family efflux transporter: protein MNQKILGLAIPVFFGMISYTAIMVADTAMVGKLGEVPLAAVGFGGMVYFSIFAFLMGGSMAVQIIVARRFGEKNDRGVGVTLVNSVYLSLVIGALLSYYGFVYSPGLMGWIGDDPQVIEVAGVYLSYRFIGTVLFFVGFALRGFFDGIGIVQVGMISSILAALTNIFFNWLLIFGNWGFPAWGVKGAAIASSLSSIPALLVVFFYLFRKDVIKFFKYEIFTPSFEIIKELCMVGFAPAVEGTLVNFAFSGFYKIAGMISTTTLASASVVLTCLSLSFMPGFSFGIAATTILGQSMGQGKLRLAYEGTMRSATFSAIVMGSMGLFFIIGGPWLIGLFTDVPAVAKAAYPALCIVALIQVGDAYHMVIGSALRSAGMMYYVMFVYLIVSFVIMLPLAYLFGIVLAWGATGIWSAFFIWILLMAVLFVRKFRKKEWVNIRI, encoded by the coding sequence TTGAATCAGAAAATTCTTGGATTAGCAATCCCAGTTTTTTTTGGAATGATCAGTTATACAGCCATTATGGTAGCAGACACTGCTATGGTGGGAAAATTGGGAGAGGTTCCTCTCGCCGCTGTTGGATTTGGAGGAATGGTTTATTTCTCTATATTTGCCTTCCTTATGGGTGGTTCCATGGCCGTTCAAATCATCGTAGCACGTCGATTTGGCGAAAAAAATGACAGAGGAGTCGGAGTCACTCTAGTCAACTCTGTGTATTTATCTTTGGTGATTGGAGCATTATTGTCCTATTATGGATTTGTTTATTCTCCAGGACTTATGGGTTGGATTGGTGATGATCCCCAAGTCATTGAAGTGGCAGGTGTGTATTTATCTTATCGTTTTATAGGAACAGTTTTGTTCTTTGTTGGGTTCGCCTTACGCGGTTTTTTCGATGGAATTGGAATTGTGCAAGTAGGTATGATTTCCTCTATTTTGGCGGCCCTAACCAATATCTTTTTTAACTGGTTACTCATCTTTGGAAATTGGGGATTCCCTGCTTGGGGTGTGAAGGGTGCAGCCATTGCCTCCAGTTTGTCTTCGATTCCTGCCTTACTCGTTGTTTTCTTTTACCTATTCCGCAAAGATGTTATCAAATTCTTTAAGTATGAAATTTTTACTCCAAGTTTTGAAATCATCAAAGAACTTTGTATGGTTGGTTTTGCTCCTGCGGTAGAAGGAACACTCGTTAACTTTGCTTTTTCTGGTTTTTATAAAATCGCAGGGATGATTAGTACAACTACTTTGGCATCTGCCAGCGTTGTATTAACATGTCTTAGTTTGTCTTTTATGCCGGGTTTCTCTTTTGGAATTGCAGCCACAACAATTTTAGGTCAATCCATGGGGCAAGGAAAACTACGATTGGCTTATGAAGGAACTATGCGTTCTGCTACCTTTTCGGCCATTGTGATGGGAAGTATGGGTCTTTTTTTTATTATCGGAGGACCTTGGCTCATTGGTTTATTTACTGATGTTCCGGCAGTTGCCAAAGCAGCTTACCCAGCACTTTGTATTGTGGCTCTCATTCAGGTGGGAGATGCTTATCATATGGTGATTGGTTCTGCACTGAGAAGCGCAGGGATGATGTATTATGTGATGTTTGTTTATCTCATCGTATCCTTTGTGATTATGTTGCCTCTGGCTTATTTATTCGGGATAGTCCTAGCATGGGGAGCAACGGGAATTTGGTCCGCATTTTTTATTTGGATTTTACTCATGGCAGTGCTTTTTGTCAGAAAATTTCGTAAGAAGGAGTGGGTGAACATACGAATTTAA
- a CDS encoding cobalamin-binding protein produces MMGPERIICLTEEPTEMLYLLGEEERIIGISVYTERPPKAKEEKTKVSAFISGNLKKITSLEPDLVIGFSDIQSQLAKDLIERGLNVIIFNQRSISEILSNMQILGNLVGQTDKAKTLIDGWKKNITEWKKENESKTKKPKVFFQEWDEPIITGIQWVSEAIELAGGEDCFSHLKDKKLAKDRIITAEAVKEANPDIYMGSWCGKAMDWDWVRNKPEWQSTGFIKSNRIFELDPSIILQPGPALFLEGIPKLREILLSF; encoded by the coding sequence ATTATGGGTCCAGAAAGAATTATTTGTCTCACCGAAGAACCAACAGAGATGTTATATCTCTTAGGGGAAGAGGAGAGGATCATAGGAATTTCTGTTTATACGGAACGACCTCCCAAAGCAAAGGAAGAAAAAACAAAAGTCTCTGCCTTTATCAGCGGTAATTTAAAAAAAATTACATCCTTAGAACCAGACCTTGTCATCGGTTTTTCTGATATCCAATCCCAACTTGCAAAAGACCTCATTGAACGTGGGTTAAATGTTATTATTTTTAATCAAAGATCCATATCTGAAATTCTTTCCAATATGCAAATACTCGGAAACCTTGTAGGCCAAACAGATAAAGCCAAAACACTGATTGATGGTTGGAAAAAAAACATAACCGAATGGAAAAAAGAAAACGAATCCAAAACAAAAAAACCCAAAGTTTTTTTCCAGGAATGGGACGAACCCATCATCACTGGGATCCAATGGGTAAGCGAAGCGATTGAACTTGCTGGTGGAGAAGACTGTTTTTCTCATCTCAAAGACAAAAAACTAGCCAAAGACCGAATCATTACCGCAGAAGCTGTCAAAGAAGCCAATCCAGACATCTACATGGGTTCTTGGTGTGGGAAGGCAATGGACTGGGACTGGGTACGAAACAAACCCGAATGGCAGTCCACGGGCTTTATTAAATCCAACCGAATTTTTGAACTGGACCCGAGCATAATATTACAACCAGGGCCTGCCCTATTTTTAGAAGGCATCCCTAAACTGCGAGAGATCTTACTCTCCTTCTAA
- a CDS encoding type II toxin-antitoxin system death-on-curing family toxin, with translation MKQEPKWLNRKIAEAIHLDQIKQHGGSLGIRDVGLLESALDRPKNQWHYQPESTIFELTASLGIGIAKNHPFMDGNKRTSFLLMYVFLASNGFLIDTLEEDVVNVILKVADGSIKEDELAIWLKKSSKPN, from the coding sequence ATGAAACAGGAACCCAAGTGGTTAAATCGAAAAATCGCTGAGGCTATTCATTTAGATCAAATTAAACAACACGGTGGTTCGTTAGGGATTCGTGATGTAGGATTACTCGAATCGGCGCTAGATCGACCAAAGAACCAATGGCATTACCAACCTGAGTCTACTATTTTTGAACTCACGGCTTCCCTGGGAATCGGTATTGCTAAAAATCATCCATTTATGGACGGAAACAAAAGGACATCGTTTCTTTTGATGTATGTATTTCTTGCTTCGAATGGTTTCCTTATTGATACATTAGAAGAAGATGTTGTGAATGTGATTTTAAAAGTTGCAGATGGTTCTATAAAAGAAGATGAGTTAGCTATTTGGTTAAAAAAATCATCAAAGCCTAATTAA
- a CDS encoding MotA/TolQ/ExbB proton channel family protein encodes MNFSCNQTKAKLTLSFVIALITIFTLAGKIEAQSTPAAPTTETTQTTETPAETPAPVAEAPAETPKQESEIGLVSLFVTGGWSMWPLLLSSIVGFGVILERIYFFFTAKLVRKGYNQDLQDAIDASGMNGIEEFLKANEGQRITDVLKNGMEVSQNDPEIFASGIEREAGEVMTLLEKGLTVLSAVSTIAPLVGFLGTVSGMINAFDAIANADQVNAKVVAGGIKEALITTAAGLIVAIPAMTFYQYLQGRVAFFTSEVEEAANKIYKEYLKLKAGKRA; translated from the coding sequence ATGAACTTTTCATGTAACCAGACAAAAGCGAAACTCACTTTGTCTTTTGTGATCGCACTTATCACAATCTTTACTCTTGCAGGAAAAATCGAAGCACAATCAACACCTGCTGCACCAACTACTGAAACAACACAAACAACGGAAACTCCCGCTGAGACACCTGCACCTGTGGCAGAAGCTCCTGCAGAAACACCAAAACAAGAATCTGAAATTGGACTCGTGAGTTTATTTGTCACTGGTGGATGGTCTATGTGGCCACTCCTACTCTCTTCGATTGTTGGATTTGGTGTGATTCTTGAAAGAATCTACTTTTTCTTCACAGCTAAACTCGTAAGAAAAGGATACAACCAAGACTTACAAGATGCGATCGATGCATCCGGTATGAATGGGATTGAAGAATTTTTAAAAGCAAACGAAGGCCAAAGAATCACAGACGTATTAAAAAATGGAATGGAAGTTTCTCAAAACGATCCAGAGATTTTTGCTTCTGGGATTGAAAGAGAAGCCGGCGAGGTCATGACACTTCTAGAAAAAGGTCTCACGGTTCTTTCTGCTGTTTCTACTATCGCACCACTTGTGGGATTTCTTGGAACTGTATCTGGTATGATCAACGCATTCGATGCAATTGCAAATGCTGACCAAGTAAACGCGAAAGTGGTTGCTGGTGGTATTAAAGAAGCGTTAATCACAACGGCTGCTGGTCTTATCGTTGCGATTCCTGCAATGACTTTCTACCAATACTTACAAGGCCGTGTTGCTTTCTTTACTTCTGAAGTAGAAGAAGCTGCGAACAAAATTTACAAAGAATACTTAAAACTCAAAGCCGGCAAAAGAGCGTAA
- a CDS encoding energy transducer TonB yields MNGTVVTQRRSKRERIHRFIDRYRIETGLAISAFVQAIIILFWFTPHLETDSLDSLVEEVAFIDNVQIQEPSTDSKPTDGDFDLTDKEKEEKKEDPRIAGASDPIVSGATSPVDLSPNIRPEYTSDAKALGLTGTMTLEVIIGNTGEVLRVRSVGKQLGGGLEEEAIKVYRRKRFSPSILEGKAITVKVLVPIRFTLN; encoded by the coding sequence GTGAACGGAACAGTTGTTACACAAAGAAGATCCAAACGTGAGAGAATCCATCGGTTCATCGACAGGTACCGAATCGAAACTGGTCTTGCTATTTCTGCTTTTGTCCAAGCCATCATCATCCTCTTTTGGTTCACTCCTCATTTGGAAACGGATAGTTTAGATAGTCTCGTGGAAGAAGTTGCCTTCATTGACAATGTCCAAATCCAAGAACCATCCACTGATTCAAAACCAACCGATGGAGACTTTGATCTTACCGACAAAGAAAAAGAAGAGAAAAAAGAAGACCCACGTATCGCGGGAGCTTCTGACCCGATCGTATCTGGTGCTACTTCCCCAGTAGACTTATCTCCCAATATTCGTCCTGAATATACTTCCGATGCAAAAGCTCTTGGACTTACAGGAACTATGACTTTAGAAGTCATCATTGGAAACACAGGTGAAGTATTACGAGTTAGATCCGTAGGAAAGCAGTTAGGCGGTGGCCTCGAAGAAGAAGCCATCAAAGTTTACCGCAGAAAACGGTTTTCTCCTTCCATCTTAGAAGGAAAAGCCATCACTGTAAAAGTTCTTGTTCCGATTCGATTTACTTTGAATTAA
- a CDS encoding ExbD/TolR family protein — protein MIKLKKKQELEEISAASMSDIAFLLLVFFMVTAVFFVKEGLNISLPRKQSEPQPFLRKNVYEILVTQDRYKMRNTAFGTKEYSSLKEFRDDLNQMEIPDLKNKLALIVTTGDTKYAKMLDALSAVQLRGFEKISVRKKK, from the coding sequence ATGATTAAGTTAAAGAAAAAACAAGAACTAGAGGAGATATCGGCAGCATCCATGTCGGATATTGCCTTTCTACTCTTGGTATTTTTTATGGTAACTGCCGTATTCTTTGTAAAGGAAGGACTTAACATTTCCCTTCCACGCAAACAATCCGAACCTCAACCGTTTTTACGAAAGAATGTATATGAAATTTTGGTCACTCAAGACAGATACAAGATGCGTAATACAGCTTTCGGAACCAAAGAATATTCTAGTTTAAAAGAGTTTCGTGATGACCTAAACCAAATGGAAATCCCGGATCTCAAAAACAAACTAGCACTCATTGTTACAACCGGCGATACCAAATATGCAAAGATGTTGGATGCACTTTCAGCAGTCCAACTGCGTGGATTTGAAAAAATCTCAGTGAGAAAGAAGAAATAA